From Pseudomonas sp. B21-028, one genomic window encodes:
- a CDS encoding FecR family protein, whose amino-acid sequence MNPAHSKPVSASVLDAAIAWQLSLDSGSAQEREAFARWHAADEEHARAWRQLGMLDQRFSVANGPARAALLQSRVSIRRRLRKVGSGLASIVAVISLALFAGERYLPLDYWLADQRTATGEQRTLRLADGTLINLNTHSALDVRFDDRQRRIVLQEGEILVETGHNDPRPFIVETREGSLRALGTRFLVKREDSGTRLSVLKSAVAAHPRATEQEQILREGQQALMRRDGLGPALALSPGADAWTRGMLVVDNARLEDLVRELGRYRHGYLGVEPEIADLRITGSFPLHDTDLALSALLPTLPVQIEHHTQWWVVVGPRGPSQP is encoded by the coding sequence ATGAACCCGGCCCATTCCAAGCCGGTCTCGGCCAGCGTATTGGATGCCGCGATTGCCTGGCAGTTGTCACTGGATTCCGGCAGCGCCCAGGAACGCGAGGCGTTCGCCCGCTGGCACGCCGCCGATGAAGAACATGCCCGGGCCTGGCGGCAGTTGGGCATGCTCGACCAGCGCTTCAGCGTTGCCAACGGACCGGCGCGGGCCGCGCTGCTGCAATCGCGGGTCAGTATCCGTCGCCGGCTACGCAAGGTGGGTAGTGGCCTGGCCAGCATCGTCGCGGTCATCAGCCTGGCCTTGTTTGCCGGTGAACGTTACCTGCCGCTGGACTACTGGCTGGCCGACCAACGCACCGCCACCGGCGAGCAGCGCACTCTGCGCCTGGCCGACGGCACGCTGATCAACCTCAACACCCACAGCGCGCTGGACGTGCGTTTCGACGATAGACAACGGCGCATCGTTCTCCAGGAAGGTGAAATCCTGGTGGAGACCGGACACAACGACCCACGGCCGTTTATCGTCGAAACCCGCGAAGGCAGCTTGCGCGCCTTGGGCACCCGGTTCCTGGTCAAGCGCGAGGACAGCGGCACGCGCCTGAGCGTGTTGAAATCCGCCGTGGCCGCCCATCCACGGGCCACGGAGCAAGAACAGATCCTGCGCGAAGGCCAGCAGGCGCTGATGCGCCGCGACGGTCTTGGCCCCGCCCTGGCCCTGAGTCCCGGCGCCGATGCCTGGACCCGGGGCATGCTGGTGGTAGACAACGCTCGCCTAGAAGACCTGGTGCGTGAGCTGGGGCGCTATCGGCACGGCTACCTGGGCGTCGAGCCAGAAATCGCGGATTTGCGCATCACCGGCAGCTTCCCCCTGCATGACACCGACCTGGCCCTGAGCGCGCTGCTGCCGACCTTGCCGGTGCAGATCGAGCATCACACGCAGTGGTGGGTGGTAGTCGGGCCGAGGGGCCCGTCACAACCTTGA
- a CDS encoding TonB-dependent siderophore receptor: MSRPLDTLLRPSLLAVAIVLAAPLTSGPLLAAEQTSGVRTYSLPAASLASTLNQIASQAGLALSLDPALAAGKTSAPVQGQFDAPGALREALRGTGLQLLQSSTGTYSLVAVPEGVMALPETSVIGAGLSESAWGPSESYAATRTAAGTKTDTPIVELPRSVSVVTRQQMEDRSVLNLNDALRYTAGVQSSGYGSDSRNDWLLVRGFVPTQFLDGLPLPRGNYITPKIEPWNLERIAVLRGPASSVYGQTPPGGMLDMVSRRPQAESSHEVELQAGSYEHKQINFDSTGKIDDEGQFIYRLSGTVRNSNAQVDHIPDKRYNIAPSLTWNINDDTRLTFLSQYTRDDTGITGQFLPLQGTKLSSPAGRISHHKNLGDPDWEFYDRTYYALGYAFEHRFNDTWQFRQNLRYTKSDLEFQGLTAGGSFFPAGPDQAVSADGTVKRSAGIVDEDISQFAVDNNFQADFQTGALSHTLLLGLDHQRSNSNSRWKWGSSGVPTTNIHNPIYGQDFSNVQYFDMYDYNQKTQQSGLYIQDQMALDNWRLTLGGREDWIHTGTVFHNQNDVTNTQRDKKFSGNAALSYVFDNGVTPYISFAQSFQAAAGTNVNSTDAFKPTEGEQYEAGIKYQPPGTKTLLTAAVFDLTQKNNSVTENSITRQVGEVRVRGLELEASGDVTDNLKLIGSYTYNDSEITKGTAAEKGKRMAQVPRNQATAWADYTWHNGPLDGFGVGAGVRYVGDTYGNTTNTDWGHVGSYTVYDASAHYDLGRVSSSLKGVSVAVDAKNIFNKDYLSTCDGFYCYYGDQRNVVASVNYKW, from the coding sequence ATGTCCCGCCCGCTAGACACCCTGTTGCGCCCCAGCCTGTTGGCCGTTGCGATCGTCCTTGCCGCCCCGTTGACCAGCGGCCCCCTTCTGGCGGCCGAGCAAACATCCGGCGTGCGCACCTATAGCCTGCCCGCTGCGTCACTGGCCAGCACCCTGAACCAGATCGCCAGCCAGGCCGGTCTCGCCCTGAGCCTGGACCCGGCGCTGGCCGCAGGCAAAACCTCGGCACCGGTCCAGGGCCAGTTCGATGCCCCGGGCGCATTGCGCGAAGCCTTGCGCGGCACCGGTCTGCAACTGCTGCAAAGCAGCACCGGCACCTACAGCCTGGTGGCTGTGCCCGAAGGTGTCATGGCCTTGCCGGAAACCAGCGTGATCGGCGCCGGCCTGAGCGAAAGCGCCTGGGGCCCGAGCGAGAGCTACGCGGCCACCCGCACCGCCGCCGGCACCAAGACCGATACACCGATCGTCGAGCTGCCGCGCTCGGTCTCGGTGGTGACGCGCCAGCAAATGGAAGATCGCTCGGTGCTCAACCTCAATGACGCCCTGCGCTACACCGCCGGGGTACAGAGCAGCGGCTACGGCTCGGACTCGCGTAATGACTGGCTGTTGGTACGCGGCTTCGTGCCGACCCAGTTCCTCGATGGCCTGCCGCTGCCCAGGGGCAACTACATCACACCGAAAATCGAGCCCTGGAACCTGGAGCGCATCGCCGTGCTGCGTGGCCCGGCATCGTCGGTCTACGGCCAGACGCCACCCGGTGGCATGCTCGACATGGTCAGCCGTCGCCCACAAGCCGAGAGCAGCCACGAAGTCGAGTTGCAGGCCGGCAGCTATGAACACAAGCAGATCAACTTCGACAGCACCGGCAAGATCGATGACGAAGGCCAGTTTATCTATCGGCTCAGCGGCACCGTGCGCAACAGCAATGCCCAGGTCGATCACATCCCGGACAAGCGCTACAACATCGCGCCGAGCCTGACCTGGAACATCAACGACGACACTCGCCTGACCTTCCTGTCCCAGTACACCCGCGACGACACCGGGATCACCGGGCAATTCCTGCCCTTGCAAGGCACCAAGCTGTCCTCGCCGGCCGGCAGGATCTCCCACCACAAGAACCTGGGCGATCCGGACTGGGAATTCTACGACCGCACCTATTACGCCCTCGGCTATGCCTTCGAACATCGCTTCAATGACACCTGGCAGTTCCGCCAGAACCTGCGCTACACCAAGAGCGACCTGGAATTCCAGGGCCTCACCGCCGGCGGGTCGTTCTTCCCGGCGGGCCCCGATCAAGCCGTGAGCGCCGACGGTACCGTCAAACGCAGTGCCGGTATCGTTGACGAAGACATCAGTCAGTTCGCCGTCGATAACAATTTCCAGGCGGACTTCCAGACCGGTGCCCTGAGCCATACGCTGTTGCTTGGCCTGGACCATCAGCGTTCCAACAGCAATTCACGTTGGAAATGGGGGTCCAGCGGCGTCCCGACCACCAACATCCACAACCCGATCTATGGACAGGATTTTTCCAACGTCCAGTACTTCGATATGTATGACTACAACCAGAAGACCCAGCAGAGCGGTCTCTACATTCAGGACCAGATGGCCCTGGACAACTGGCGCCTGACCCTCGGCGGTCGTGAGGACTGGATTCACACCGGCACCGTTTTCCACAACCAGAACGATGTCACCAACACCCAGCGCGACAAGAAATTCAGCGGTAACGCGGCATTGAGTTATGTCTTCGACAACGGCGTGACACCGTACATTTCCTTTGCCCAATCCTTCCAGGCAGCGGCCGGTACCAACGTCAACAGCACCGATGCGTTCAAACCGACCGAAGGCGAACAATACGAAGCCGGCATCAAGTACCAGCCACCCGGCACAAAAACCTTGCTGACGGCGGCAGTGTTCGACCTGACTCAGAAAAACAATTCCGTCACTGAAAACAGCATCACCCGCCAGGTCGGCGAGGTGCGGGTACGCGGCCTGGAACTGGAAGCCTCCGGCGACGTCACCGACAACCTGAAACTGATCGGTTCCTACACCTACAACGACAGCGAAATCACCAAGGGCACCGCTGCCGAAAAGGGCAAGCGCATGGCCCAGGTGCCACGCAACCAGGCTACCGCGTGGGCCGACTACACCTGGCACAACGGCCCGCTGGATGGCTTCGGTGTCGGCGCCGGTGTGCGTTACGTCGGCGATACCTATGGCAACACCACCAATACCGATTGGGGCCATGTCGGCTCCTACACCGTCTATGACGCATCGGCCCATTACGATCTGGGACGCGTGAGCAGTTCCCTCAAAGGCGTCTCGGTGGCGGTGGATGCGAAGAACATCTTCAACAAGGATTACCTCTCCACCTGCGACGGTTTCTATTGCTACTACGGTGACCAGCGCAACGTCGTCGCGAGCGTGAATTACAAATGGTGA